The following proteins come from a genomic window of Proteiniphilum propionicum:
- a CDS encoding tyrosine-type recombinase/integrase yields the protein MRKKSGFTFVEQAIVLVPEFKMVVHKLEQQVTLRGQSRSTLQNYIRRIALFVIHFGKLPEKIDPEEINEYLAALARDPRSPLRSSFKHMVYGLRYYYCLSGMNREAIALPSLKKDSKLPVILNRRELKELFAAPTLLKQRIVLTLIYSAGLRGQEVINLKISDIDFERKTIHIRQSKYKKDRVVPLADSMAIGLKKYLKAENPHV from the coding sequence ATGAGAAAGAAATCAGGTTTTACTTTTGTCGAGCAGGCCATTGTGCTTGTTCCCGAGTTTAAGATGGTTGTCCACAAACTGGAACAACAGGTCACGTTACGGGGGCAGAGTCGGAGTACCTTACAAAACTACATCCGCCGGATTGCCCTTTTTGTCATTCATTTTGGCAAGCTTCCCGAGAAGATTGATCCCGAAGAGATCAATGAATACCTGGCTGCGTTGGCGCGTGATCCCCGATCGCCCTTGCGAAGCAGTTTTAAGCATATGGTGTACGGGCTGCGCTATTACTATTGCTTGTCGGGTATGAACCGTGAAGCCATCGCTCTGCCATCACTTAAAAAAGATTCGAAGCTGCCGGTGATACTGAACCGGCGAGAGCTGAAAGAGTTGTTTGCGGCACCCACGCTGCTCAAACAACGGATAGTGCTCACATTGATTTATTCTGCCGGATTGAGAGGCCAGGAGGTGATTAACCTGAAGATCTCCGATATCGACTTTGAGCGCAAAACCATCCACATCCGCCAGAGCAAGTACAAGAAAGATCGTGTTGTTCCATTGGCTGACAGCATGGCTATTGGTCTAAAAAAGTACCTCAAAGCCGAAAACCCGCATGTCTAG
- a CDS encoding tyrosine-type recombinase/integrase has product MRTSKRHPITKEANLHSLRHSYATHLLEQGLNIVTLKELLGHADITTTMIYLHVAQCPLIKTHSPLDSLYNFTTK; this is encoded by the coding sequence GTGAGAACCTCAAAAAGACATCCCATCACAAAAGAGGCAAACCTTCATTCACTGCGGCACTCGTATGCCACTCACCTGCTTGAACAGGGACTGAACATCGTAACCCTGAAAGAGCTGCTCGGCCATGCCGATATCACCACCACCATGATTTACCTTCACGTAGCTCAATGTCCACTCATTAAAACACACAGTCCACTCGATTCCCTGTACAACTTCACCACAAAATGA